A section of the Oreochromis aureus strain Israel breed Guangdong linkage group 22, ZZ_aureus, whole genome shotgun sequence genome encodes:
- the LOC120435615 gene encoding GATA zinc finger domain-containing protein 14-like → SPNNNYSCPNNDHNSGRNNNNHNSCPNNHNSCLNNNYSCPNNDHNNCPNNHNSCPNNHNSCRNNNHNSCPNNNCTCPNNNHNNHNSCPINNHNNCPNNNNHNNCPNNNNHNSCPNNNYSGPNKNHNNHNSCPNNNNINRIPNNNYSCPNNDHNSDPNNNNHNSCPNNHNSCRNNNNSCPNNNNHNNCPNNNHNNCPNNNNNHNNHNSCPNNNHNNCPNNNNHNNCPNNNNHNSCPNNNNNNNHNSCPNNYNCNPNNNHNSCPNNNHNNCPNNNNHNCCTNNYNCPHNNNYSGPNNNHNNHNSCPNYNHNNCPNNNNHNCCPNNNHNSCPNNNNHNCCTNNYNCNPNNNH, encoded by the exons agccccaacaacaactacagctgccccaacaacgaccacaacagcggccgcaacaacaacaaccacaacagctgccccaacaaccacaacagctgcctcaacaacaactacagctgccccaacaacgaccacaacaactgccccaacaaccacaacagctgccccaacaaccacaacagctgccgcaacaacaaccacaacagctgccccaacaacaactgcacctgccccaacaacaaccacaacaaccacaacagctgccccatcaacaaccacaacaactgccccaacaacaacaaccacaacaactgccccaacaacaacaaccacaacagctgccccaacaacaactacagcggccccaacaaaaaccacaacaaccacaacagctgccccaacaacaacaacatcaaccgcatccccaacaacaactacagctgccccaacaacgaccacaacagcgaccccaacaacaacaaccacaacagctgccccaacaaccacaacagctgccgcaacaacaacaacagctgccccaacaacaacaaccacaacaactgccccaacaacaaccacaacaactgccccaacaacaacaac aaccacaacaaccacaacagctgccccaacaacaaccacaacaactgccccaacaacaacaaccacaacaactgccccaacaacaacaaccacaacagctgccccaacaacaacaac aacaacaaccacaacagctgccccaacaactacaactgcaaccccaacaacaaccacaacagctgccccaacaacaaccacaacaactgccccaacaacaacaaccacaactgctgcaccaacaactacaactgcccccacaacaacaactacagcggccccaacaacaaccacaacaaccacaacagctgccccaactacaaccacaacaactgccccaacaacaacaaccacaactgctgccccaacaacaaccacaacagctgccccaacaacaacaaccacaactgctgcaccaacaactacaactgcaaccccaacaacaaccac